CGGGGAGCCACTGCGCACCGTGGTGCGGCTCGGCCAGCTTCTTGGCCCAGGTGTCCTTGCGCAGGCCCCGCAGCGACGCGGCCTGTGCCTTGCTGCGGCCTTCGGCCAGCGCTTCCGCGAAGTTCGCGAACAGCACGGTGAACCACAGCCAGATGGTCACGGCGAGCACGAAGGCGGGCTTCATGCCGGTGTCGCCCGGGAAGCTCAGCGCATGCACCCAGAGCAGGCTGGTGAGGATGCTCCCGATGTAGACGATGAACATCACCGGGTTGCGCCACTGGGTGCGCGGGTTCAGCTTGGCGAAGGCGCCCCAGAGGGCGGGCTTGACCAGCGCTGCATCGAACAGCGAGAGAGAGGTTTTGGTGTTGGCAGTCATGGTGGGCTCCTTATTTCCAGAGCACCAGGTGTTCGACGATCGGCCCGAGGGCGAGCGCCGGCACGTAGTTGAGCAAGCCGACCAGCAGCACGGTGCCGATCAGCAAAGAGACGAACAGCGGGCCGTGCGTGGGCAGCGTGCCGCTGGTGACGGGCAGGCGCTTCTTGGCGGCCAGCGAGCCGGCAATGGCCAGCACCGGCACGATCATCGCGAAGCGGCCGAGCCACATGGCCAGCGCGAGCAGGCCGTTGTAGAAGGGCGTGTTGGCCGAGAGGCCCGCGAAGGCGCTGCCGTTGTTGTTGGCGGCAGAGGTCAGCGCGTACAGGATTTCCGAGAAGCCGTGCGCGCCGGGGTTCGCGATGCCGGCCTTGCCGGCGCCCGCGATCACCGCCACCGCGGTGCCGGCCAGCACCAGGATCGGCGTGACCAGGATGGCGATGGAGATGAGCTTCATCTCGCGCACTTCGATCTTCTTGCCCAGGTACTCGGGCGTGCGGCCGATCATGAGGCCGGCGATGAACACCGCGAGCATCGCGAAGATCAGCATGCCGTAGAGGCCGCTGCCGACGCCGCCGAACACCACTTCACCGAGCTGCATGAGCACCATAGGCACCATGCCGCCGAGCGGGGTGAGCGAGTCGTGCATCGCGTTCACCGCGCCGCACGAGGCGGCCGTGGTCACGGCGGCGAAGAGGGCCGAGGCGTCGATGCCGAAGCGCACTTCCTTGCCTTCCATGTTGCCGCCGGCCTGCAGCGCGCTGGACATCTGGTCGACGCCGAGCGATCCGAACAGCGGATTGCCGGCCTGCTCGGCGGGCGTGACCACCATCACCGCGACGACGAACATCACCGTCATCGCCGCGAGCACGGCCCAGCCCTGGCGCATGTCGCCCACCACGTGGCCGAAGGTGAAGCACAGCGCCGCCGGGATCAGGAAGATCGCGATCATCTGCAGCAGGTTGGCGAGCGCCGTCGGGTTCTCGTACGGATGCGCCGAGTTGGCGTTGAAGAAGCCGCCACCGTTGGTGCCGAGCATCTTGATCGCTTCCTGCGAGGCGACCGGGCCCATGGCGAGGGTCTGCGTCTTGGTGGTGGCGTCTTCCATCACCGGGGCGCCCTTCTCGTCCTTCAGCGGCTGGCCATCGGCACCGTTCTTCGGTTGCTGGAACGCGGTGGTCTCGACCGTGGCCACGTCCTTGTAGGCATCGAAGTTCTGGATCACGCCCTGGCCCACGAAGAACACCGCGAGCACGAACGACAGCGGCACCAGCACCCACAGCGTGACGCGGGTGATGTCGGCCCAGAAGTTGCCGACCAGGCCCTTGCTCCCCGCGCCGTCGCCCCGGCGCGCGAAGCCGCGCACCAGTGCGAAGGCCACCGCGATGCCGGTGGCGGCCGAGAGAAAGTTCTGCACCGTGAGGCCGAGCATCTGCGTGAGATAGCTCATGGTCGATTCACCGGCGTAGCCCTGCCAGTTGGTGTTGGCGACGAAGCTCACGGCGGTGTTGAAGGCCGAGTCGGCCGACACCGCGCCCATGCCGGCCGGGTTGAGCGGCAGCACGCCCTGCAGACGCTGCAACGCGTAGACGACGATGGCGCCCACGAGGTTGAAGGCCAGCAGCGCCAGCGCATAGGTGCGCCAGTTCATCGAGCGCTCGGGGGCGGTGCCCGCGAGCTTGTAGAGCGGCGCCTCGACGCGCTGCATCCAGCGCGGCACGCGCTCGTTGCAGAGCGCGGCGAGGAATTTGCCGACGGGCCAGGCCAGCACGGCGAGTGCGGCGAGGAAGAGGGCCAGGAGGCCCCAGGCGGACGCGGTCATTTCAGAATTCCTCGGCGCAGATCAGCGCGAAGACGAGATAGGCGAACAGGATCACGGCGATGAGCGCGCCGAATCCGTAGAGGACTTCGAGGCTGATCACGATGCTTCTCCGGCGCCGGTATTGGCGGTGTTGCCGGCATGACCGGCGTTCGGCGGGTTCGGTCCCTCGAGCTTGTTCAGCCCGACGACCATGGCCGCTACCACGACCCATAGCGCCAGCAAGGCGCTCATCCAGACGATGTCCATTCAATTGCTCCTGGAGCGAAACACAAGGCCTTCAGTCTCGGCAGACGTCCGTAAAAACGGGGAACAGAGTCGGTGGGGCCGCATAAAGAAAGCGTAAAAACGCGCCCCTTCCGAGTCCCTTTTTCCAAGCTCCGGCTGTCACAAAGCCAGGCGCCTGCCCGTCTTCAGGGCAGGCGCCGGACCGCGAAACCCGTGGATAGCCCGGCCCTATCGGGGTCATTGCGCTGTCTTGCTCGACAGCGCCTTCGACGGCATTCAATAATCAAAGCATCTACTTTGATAAATAACGGATCGAGATCATGAACACACGATCAAGGGCCTGGCTGGTCGCCGGCCTCGCGGTACTGGTGGTGGGAGCGGCGGGCTACGGGCTCGCCAGGCTGAGACCGGCACATGCAGCGGACGGCGGCATGCAGCCGGCCAAGGTGGCGGTGGCCGCCGCGCGGCCGACGGAAATGGCGCGCTTCCTGAGCGGCATCGGCACGCTGGAAGCCAACCGGCAGGTCGAGGTGCCGGCCGAAGTGGAGGGGCGCGTTGCGAAGATCCTCTTCACACCCGGCGCCGAAGTGCGCGCCGGCCAGTTGCTCGTGCAACTCAACGACGCCCCCGAGCAGGGCGACCTCGAACGCCTGACCGCCCAGCGCGCCAACGCCAAGGCCCTGCTCGACCGCACGCGCCGCCTGCTGCCGCAACAGGCCGCCACGCAGGAGCAGATGGAACAGGCGCAAGCCGGCTTCGACCAGGCCAGCGGCGAACTGCGGCGGGTGCAGGCGCTGGTCGAGCAGAAGCGCATCAAGGCACCGTTCGACGGCGTGCTGGGCATCCGCAAGGTGAACCTCGGCCAGTTCGTGCGGGCCGGCGACACGCTGGTGTCGCTCACCGACGGCCGCACGCTGTTCGCGAACCTCACGCTGCCCGAGACCGCGCTGCCTGCGCTCAAGCGCAACCAGGCGGTGTCGCTCGCGGTCGATGCGTACCCGGGCCGCGTGTTCCAGGCCAGGCTCAGCGCCATCGAGCCGCAGATCGGCAGCGACACCCGCACCGTGCGGTTGCAGGCCACGGTGGACAACGC
This region of Variovorax sp. RKNM96 genomic DNA includes:
- the kdpA gene encoding potassium-transporting ATPase subunit KdpA, giving the protein MTASAWGLLALFLAALAVLAWPVGKFLAALCNERVPRWMQRVEAPLYKLAGTAPERSMNWRTYALALLAFNLVGAIVVYALQRLQGVLPLNPAGMGAVSADSAFNTAVSFVANTNWQGYAGESTMSYLTQMLGLTVQNFLSAATGIAVAFALVRGFARRGDGAGSKGLVGNFWADITRVTLWVLVPLSFVLAVFFVGQGVIQNFDAYKDVATVETTAFQQPKNGADGQPLKDEKGAPVMEDATTKTQTLAMGPVASQEAIKMLGTNGGGFFNANSAHPYENPTALANLLQMIAIFLIPAALCFTFGHVVGDMRQGWAVLAAMTVMFVVAVMVVTPAEQAGNPLFGSLGVDQMSSALQAGGNMEGKEVRFGIDASALFAAVTTAASCGAVNAMHDSLTPLGGMVPMVLMQLGEVVFGGVGSGLYGMLIFAMLAVFIAGLMIGRTPEYLGKKIEVREMKLISIAILVTPILVLAGTAVAVIAGAGKAGIANPGAHGFSEILYALTSAANNNGSAFAGLSANTPFYNGLLALAMWLGRFAMIVPVLAIAGSLAAKKRLPVTSGTLPTHGPLFVSLLIGTVLLVGLLNYVPALALGPIVEHLVLWK
- the kdpF gene encoding K(+)-transporting ATPase subunit F, translated to MISLEVLYGFGALIAVILFAYLVFALICAEEF
- a CDS encoding efflux RND transporter periplasmic adaptor subunit, with the translated sequence MNTRSRAWLVAGLAVLVVGAAGYGLARLRPAHAADGGMQPAKVAVAAARPTEMARFLSGIGTLEANRQVEVPAEVEGRVAKILFTPGAEVRAGQLLVQLNDAPEQGDLERLTAQRANAKALLDRTRRLLPQQAATQEQMEQAQAGFDQASGELRRVQALVEQKRIKAPFDGVLGIRKVNLGQFVRAGDTLVSLTDGRTLFANLTLPETALPALKRNQAVSLAVDAYPGRVFQARLSAIEPQIGSDTRTVRLQATVDNADGALTPGMYVNGKVALPSRTDAITVPETAITYSTHGDSVFVVRPAEKGDGFTAHQVFVKAGDRQDGLVVIEEGLKAGEKVVTSGQLRLYTGAAVAPAGKDTLALTERKS